A stretch of DNA from Acidobacteriota bacterium:
TGAGACGGTTTCAGACGAAGAGTTTGGAGGCGTCAACGGAACAATCGCCGGTCGGCTGAAGGGCTACAACGGTGATGCCGCCATCATCACGGAGCCTTCGTTTTTGCGAATCTGTCCTGCCCAGCGCGGCGGCCGCACGGTACATATAACCCTTTGTTCCACTGGAGGCGTTCTGCCGGAGGGAAAATTTCCCACCGGGGTGATCGATCCCATCCGATATTTCCTGCTCAAGATGCAAGACTTCGCGGAAGAGCGCAAGAAGAAAGCACCGGTCCATGAATTTTATTCGGACTCGGTGGATCCCGTACCTGTTTCAATTACCAAGCTGACGACGGGCCCCTGGGGAACAAAGGAGCCGATTACGATTCCTGAGACCTGCCAGATCGAGATGTATTGGCAAATGATGCCGGGTGAGAAGCAGGAGGAGATTGAAAAGGACTTTCACGACTGGTTCGAGGGAATCATGAAAGCTGCTCCGGAGCTTTTCCCGGTGAAACCGAAGATTGAGTTCCCGATTCGCTGGCTGCCGGGGTCGGCCATCGCGCGGAACGAGCCGCTGATTAGCGAGCTTGCAGAATGCGCCGGCAGCGTGATGGGCAAAGGGCCGCTCGTCCAGGGTATCGAGGCCCCATGTGATATGTACGTATTCCACCAGGCTTTCAATACGCCGGCGGTGCTGTGGGGACCGCGCGGGGGCAACACTCACGCCGCTGACGAGTATGTGGAAATTGACTCGGTGATTGCCGCCGCCAAAGCCCAGTTGCAGTTTGTTTGTCAATGGTGCGGGGTTGCAGGTTAGGTGGGGCCGCGCCAATTAGAGTTGCAAGAAACCTGCTGGAACTGGTAGAAAAGATAGATGCAGTGGGAGGTCGTCTAACGGTAGGACTGCAGACTCTGGATCTGCGTATCGGGGTTCGAATCCCTGCCTCCCAGCCACTCATTCCACAA
This window harbors:
- a CDS encoding M20/M25/M40 family metallo-hydrolase, coding for MPLDATLRNKLSSFVESHRDRLVEIIGDLVRIPSENMPPAGNEEACQQYVADYLKRQGLETELYYFRDVKGLKEHPLFYYKERQYNNRPNVGARRKGRGGGRSLVLSGHIDTVPKGTQPWTRDPFGGEVEGNLLYGRGSNDMKGGVGTNLFMAEALRELGIELKGDLMIETVSDEEFGGVNGTIAGRLKGYNGDAAIITEPSFLRICPAQRGGRTVHITLCSTGGVLPEGKFPTGVIDPIRYFLLKMQDFAEERKKKAPVHEFYSDSVDPVPVSITKLTTGPWGTKEPITIPETCQIEMYWQMMPGEKQEEIEKDFHDWFEGIMKAAPELFPVKPKIEFPIRWLPGSAIARNEPLISELAECAGSVMGKGPLVQGIEAPCDMYVFHQAFNTPAVLWGPRGGNTHAADEYVEIDSVIAAAKAQLQFVCQWCGVAG